In a genomic window of Microterricola viridarii:
- the sufU gene encoding Fe-S cluster assembly sulfur transfer protein SufU — protein sequence MSALDGLYQQLILDHSKKRSGDGLLEHHDAQHFERNPSCGDEITLQLAMEPGTDTVAALGWTGAGCSISMASASVLSEMAPGMSVDELRALIGEFREMLRSRGAGEPDDEVLGDAVAFHGVSKFVMRIKCAMLAWVAAEACLLEVRPAS from the coding sequence ATGAGCGCGCTCGACGGGCTGTACCAGCAGCTGATCCTCGACCACTCCAAGAAACGCTCCGGCGACGGCCTGCTCGAGCACCACGACGCCCAGCACTTCGAGCGCAACCCGAGCTGCGGCGACGAGATCACCCTGCAGCTGGCGATGGAGCCCGGCACCGACACGGTCGCCGCACTCGGCTGGACCGGCGCCGGATGCAGTATCTCGATGGCGTCCGCCTCGGTGCTCTCCGAGATGGCCCCCGGCATGAGCGTCGACGAGCTGCGCGCGCTGATCGGCGAGTTCCGCGAGATGCTGCGCTCGCGCGGCGCCGGCGAGCCCGACGACGAGGTGCTCGGCGACGCGGTCGCCTTCCACGGCGTCTCCAAGTTCGTGATGCGCATCAAGTGCGCGATGCTCGCCTGGGTCGCC
- a CDS encoding aminotransferase class V-fold PLP-dependent enzyme, which produces MATGLALSEAEVLRLRSDFPALAAEVNGQPLAYLDSAATAQRPASVLDAEREFLLTSNAAVHRGAHTLAGLATEAFEDARATLADFLGADPDEIVWTSNATDALNLVAYGIGNASRGRGGEAARRFALSAGDEILVTEAEHHANLIPWQELAAATGATLRFIPVDDAGIYTLADAAAALTERTRIVAIGHVSNVTGFVAPVAEIAALAHERGALVVLDACQSAPHRRLNVAELGVDFLALSGHKMLGPSGIGVLWGRAELLNALPPFRTGGSMISTVTMTEASYLPAPQRFEAGTQPVSQAVALAEAVRYLEHVGLEHIDARENELAQRMLAGLALIDGIRVVGPAAGVPRAGLVSFDVDGVHAHDVGQFLDAQGIAVRVGHHCAQPLHRRLGLTATTRASAYVYTTTEEVDRFLAAVAQVRLYFGVVTAPATTTTGAQA; this is translated from the coding sequence GTGGCAACTGGGCTCGCCCTGAGCGAGGCCGAGGTCCTCCGACTGCGCTCAGACTTCCCGGCGCTCGCCGCCGAGGTGAACGGCCAGCCGCTCGCCTACCTGGATTCTGCGGCGACGGCCCAGCGGCCGGCATCCGTGCTCGACGCCGAACGCGAGTTCCTGCTCACCAGCAACGCCGCCGTGCACCGCGGTGCGCACACCCTGGCCGGGCTCGCCACCGAGGCGTTCGAGGATGCCCGCGCGACCCTCGCCGACTTCCTCGGCGCCGACCCGGACGAGATCGTCTGGACCTCCAACGCCACCGACGCGCTCAACCTCGTCGCCTACGGCATCGGCAACGCCTCCCGCGGCCGCGGGGGAGAGGCCGCGCGCCGCTTCGCGCTGTCCGCCGGCGACGAGATCCTGGTCACCGAGGCGGAGCACCACGCCAACCTCATCCCCTGGCAGGAGCTCGCCGCCGCCACCGGTGCCACCCTGCGCTTCATCCCCGTCGACGACGCCGGCATCTACACGCTGGCGGATGCCGCGGCCGCCCTCACCGAGCGCACCCGCATCGTCGCCATCGGCCACGTCTCCAACGTGACCGGCTTCGTCGCACCCGTCGCCGAGATCGCCGCGCTCGCGCACGAGCGCGGCGCCCTCGTCGTGCTGGACGCCTGCCAGTCCGCCCCGCACCGGCGCCTGAACGTCGCCGAGCTCGGCGTCGACTTCCTCGCCCTCTCCGGCCACAAGATGCTCGGCCCCTCCGGCATCGGCGTGCTCTGGGGCCGCGCCGAGCTGCTGAACGCGCTGCCGCCGTTCCGCACCGGCGGCTCCATGATCAGCACCGTCACGATGACCGAGGCCAGCTACCTGCCCGCCCCGCAGCGCTTCGAGGCCGGCACCCAGCCGGTGTCGCAGGCCGTCGCCCTCGCCGAGGCGGTGCGCTATCTGGAGCACGTCGGGCTGGAGCACATCGACGCCCGCGAGAACGAGCTGGCCCAGCGGATGCTGGCCGGGCTCGCGCTGATCGACGGCATCCGCGTCGTCGGCCCGGCCGCCGGCGTGCCCCGCGCCGGCCTGGTCAGCTTCGACGTCGACGGCGTGCACGCGCACGACGTCGGCCAGTTCCTCGACGCCCAGGGCATCGCCGTGCGCGTCGGCCACCACTGCGCCCAGCCGCTGCACCGCCGGCTCGGCCTCACCGCCACGACCCGGGCCAGCGCCTACGTCTACACGACGACCGAGGAGGTCGACCGCTTCCTGGCCGCTGTCGCCCAGGTGCGCCTCTACTTCGGTGTTGTCACCGCCCCGGCCACGACCACCACGGGAGCACAGGCATGA
- a CDS encoding LacI family DNA-binding transcriptional regulator: protein MTDSTVRRRPTIDDVAAEAGVSRGTVSRVLTGGHWVSPESLDAVNRAIKKVGYRINPHARNLATSKANSIAFLLTESHERLFEDPNFSILMRGAAQALEERDLPLVLLMAGSDAEQRRAADFILAGHVDGVLLVSSHTGRLDFMSELVAANIPAIACGVPIGFERKIGYVSAADADGARSAVEYLREQGRRRIATIAGPQDTSGGVARLAGYREELGEDFDESLVAIGDYSRASGATAMAELLERDPQIDAVFVANDLMAAGALDVIQAAGRSVPDEIAIVGFDDSPVAVTTTPQLTTMRQPFERISNEMVRLLMQVIEGQPAAALTVPTELVRRGSA, encoded by the coding sequence GTGACTGATTCAACGGTGAGACGGCGCCCAACCATCGACGATGTGGCGGCCGAGGCAGGGGTGTCGCGAGGCACCGTCTCGCGCGTGCTCACCGGCGGCCACTGGGTGAGCCCCGAATCGCTGGACGCCGTGAACCGGGCCATCAAGAAGGTCGGCTACCGGATCAACCCGCACGCCCGCAATCTGGCGACCAGTAAGGCGAATTCGATCGCGTTCCTGCTCACCGAATCGCACGAGCGCCTCTTCGAAGACCCGAACTTCTCGATTCTCATGCGCGGTGCGGCGCAGGCGCTGGAGGAGCGCGATCTTCCCCTCGTGCTGCTGATGGCCGGCTCCGACGCCGAGCAGCGCCGCGCGGCCGACTTCATTCTCGCCGGGCACGTCGACGGCGTGCTGCTCGTCTCCTCACACACCGGCCGCCTCGATTTCATGAGCGAGCTCGTCGCGGCCAACATCCCCGCCATCGCCTGTGGCGTTCCGATCGGCTTCGAGCGCAAGATCGGCTACGTGAGTGCCGCGGATGCCGACGGCGCCCGCTCCGCCGTCGAATACCTGCGAGAGCAGGGGCGCCGCAGGATCGCCACGATCGCCGGCCCGCAGGACACCTCCGGCGGCGTGGCCCGCCTGGCCGGCTACCGCGAGGAACTCGGCGAGGACTTCGACGAGTCGCTCGTGGCGATCGGCGACTACAGCCGGGCCAGCGGGGCCACCGCGATGGCGGAGTTGCTCGAGCGGGACCCGCAGATCGACGCCGTCTTCGTGGCCAACGACCTGATGGCCGCCGGGGCGCTCGACGTCATCCAGGCGGCAGGCCGCAGTGTGCCGGACGAGATCGCGATCGTCGGATTCGACGACTCGCCCGTGGCCGTGACGACCACCCCGCAGCTCACCACGATGCGGCAGCCGTTCGAGCGGATCAGCAACGAGATGGTGCGTCTGCTGATGCAGGTGATCGAGGGCCAACCGGCCGCCGCCCTCACCGTGCCGACCGAACTCGTCCGGCGCGGCTCGGCCTAG
- a CDS encoding carbohydrate ABC transporter permease, translating into MTMTTISGSSKTPRARVSVFSTGILIIGAIYCLFPVFWVLMAATKDGSELFSTFTLAPSSHLWDNIVELSQYRDGLYWRWMLNTALYAGVGALISTYISAISGYVLAKFTFPGKGMIFKILLMGVLVPGVILAIPQYFLMAQVGLTNSYWAVLLPQIISPYGIYLARIYTAASVPTEVVEAARTEGASEVGIFHRISMPMMLPGLVTIFLFQFVAVWNNFMLPYIMLGSDSLFPITVGLNGLLNQGATVPAMYTLVITGALLSIIPLILLFLALQRFWKVDLAAGAVKA; encoded by the coding sequence ATGACCATGACGACGATCTCGGGGTCGTCCAAGACGCCGCGCGCCCGTGTGAGCGTCTTCTCCACCGGCATCCTGATCATCGGAGCCATCTACTGCCTGTTCCCCGTGTTCTGGGTGCTGATGGCGGCCACCAAAGACGGCTCAGAGCTCTTCTCCACCTTCACGCTCGCGCCGAGCTCACACCTCTGGGACAACATCGTCGAGCTGAGCCAGTACCGTGATGGGCTCTACTGGCGCTGGATGCTCAACACCGCGCTCTACGCCGGTGTCGGTGCCCTCATCTCCACCTACATCTCGGCCATCTCCGGCTACGTGCTCGCGAAGTTTACCTTCCCGGGCAAGGGCATGATCTTCAAGATCCTGCTCATGGGCGTGCTGGTTCCCGGCGTCATCCTGGCGATCCCGCAGTACTTCCTGATGGCTCAGGTTGGGCTGACCAACAGCTACTGGGCGGTGCTGCTGCCGCAGATCATCAGCCCGTACGGCATCTATCTCGCGCGTATCTACACCGCGGCATCCGTGCCGACGGAGGTCGTCGAGGCCGCGCGCACCGAGGGCGCGAGCGAGGTGGGCATCTTCCACCGCATCTCGATGCCGATGATGCTCCCGGGCCTGGTCACGATCTTCCTGTTCCAGTTCGTCGCCGTGTGGAACAACTTCATGCTGCCGTACATCATGCTGGGCAGCGACTCGCTCTTCCCCATCACGGTGGGCCTGAACGGCCTGCTGAACCAGGGGGCGACGGTTCCGGCGATGTACACGCTCGTGATCACGGGCGCGCTGCTCTCGATCATCCCGTTGATCCTGCTGTTCCTCGCACTGCAGCGATTCTGGAAGGTCGACCTCGCCGCCGGAGCGGTGAAGGCCTAG
- a CDS encoding carbohydrate ABC transporter permease: MATLVDTPHGVSTPASAPTGTPVRNKTSRAQRSITRSAYLMLAPGIVLFAVFMAAPIFYTLFLSFQKKQVVGLGLGSGAQKQVFAGLENYIATLTNPEFGASVGRVLLYGAILIPTMLGLALLFALLLDSRRSRAKTFSRTAIFLPYAVPAVISSLLWGFLYLPAVSPFYYVFDALGWDVPTLLSPDLVIFGIANIALWGGVGFNMIVIYTSLKAVPQEVYEAATIDGASEVQIALRIKVPIIMPALIMTALFSMIATLQVFSEPTTLRPLTNSLSTSWSPLMLVYRDAFTRDDIYSAAATSIVIAVATFAISFLFLRIVQKRAFGQED; encoded by the coding sequence GTGGCAACTCTCGTCGACACCCCGCACGGGGTGAGCACCCCGGCATCCGCGCCGACAGGCACGCCGGTGCGCAACAAGACCTCGCGTGCACAGCGCTCGATCACCCGCAGCGCCTATCTCATGCTGGCGCCCGGCATTGTGCTGTTCGCCGTCTTCATGGCCGCGCCCATCTTCTACACGCTGTTCCTCAGCTTCCAGAAGAAGCAGGTCGTCGGTCTCGGCCTCGGCTCCGGTGCGCAGAAGCAGGTCTTCGCCGGACTCGAGAACTACATCGCGACGCTGACCAACCCCGAGTTCGGTGCGAGCGTCGGCCGGGTCCTGCTCTACGGTGCGATCCTCATCCCGACGATGCTCGGGCTGGCGCTGCTCTTCGCGCTGCTGCTCGATTCCCGCCGCAGCAGGGCCAAGACCTTCTCGCGCACCGCGATCTTCCTGCCCTACGCCGTGCCCGCCGTGATCAGCTCGCTGCTCTGGGGCTTCCTCTACCTGCCGGCGGTCAGCCCGTTCTACTACGTGTTCGATGCACTCGGCTGGGATGTGCCGACCCTGCTCTCGCCCGACCTCGTGATCTTCGGCATCGCCAACATCGCACTCTGGGGCGGCGTCGGCTTCAACATGATCGTCATCTACACCTCGCTCAAGGCCGTGCCGCAGGAGGTGTACGAGGCCGCAACGATCGACGGGGCCTCCGAGGTGCAGATCGCGCTGCGCATCAAGGTCCCGATCATCATGCCGGCCCTGATCATGACGGCGCTGTTCTCGATGATCGCGACGCTGCAGGTGTTCTCCGAGCCGACGACGCTGCGCCCGCTGACCAACAGCCTCTCGACCAGCTGGTCGCCGCTCATGCTCGTCTACCGCGACGCATTCACCCGCGACGACATCTACTCGGCCGCGGCGACCTCGATCGTCATCGCCGTGGCGACGTTCGCGATCTCGTTCCTTTTCCTCCGCATTGTCCAGAAGCGCGCCTTCGGACAGGAAGACTGA